In one Cloacibacillus porcorum genomic region, the following are encoded:
- a CDS encoding BRO-N domain-containing protein, translating to MTNSIQIFNNPEFGNIRTLTEEDGTILFCEKDVAEALGYADTVNALKQHCRGVVKRHLIDSLGRTPEATFISEPDIYRLICASRLPSAQKFERWVFEEVLPASPSWQ from the coding sequence ATGACTAATTCAATCCAGATATTCAACAACCCCGAATTCGGCAATATAAGAACCCTCACCGAAGAGGACGGAACAATTCTCTTCTGCGAAAAAGATGTCGCGGAAGCATTGGGATACGCTGATACAGTAAACGCCTTGAAACAGCATTGCCGTGGGGTGGTGAAACGCCACCTCATCGATTCGCTTGGCAGGACACCGGAAGCGACCTTCATTTCCGAACCAGACATCTACCGTCTTATCTGCGCGTCGAGACTTCCATCCGCTCAGAAATTTGAGCGCTGGGTATTTGAAGAAGTCCTCCCGGCTTCTCCGTCCTGGCAATGA
- a CDS encoding Rha family transcriptional regulator, with translation MTNELGITIENNRPVVSSRKVAEVFEKEHKNVIRDIKALDCDAEFCVLNFEPTSRTVAMPRGGTREEPEYLMTRDVTASPIMR, from the coding sequence TTGACCAACGAACTCGGAATAACAATAGAAAACAACCGCCCCGTAGTATCAAGCAGGAAAGTAGCAGAGGTGTTTGAGAAAGAACACAAAAATGTAATACGTGACATAAAGGCTCTTGATTGTGACGCTGAATTTTGTGTGCTCAATTTTGAGCCGACATCACGAACCGTTGCAATGCCTAGAGGCGGCACACGCGAAGAACCCGAATACCTCATGACCCGCGACGTGACAGCTTCACCGATAATGAGATAG
- the cptIN gene encoding type III toxin-antitoxin system CptIN family toxin — protein MWASAFMKGISKMNVGEFCFLDIAYYRRFNDPHLMHIQECGTSRPFFYTFKDTFYPDIFWMVPVSRAGNKNGKYQTIIAKKKARYGRCDTIILGHVLGQQAAFLIQNMCPVTEQYITNTYIQKANNQPVSIRKSTQIEIETAAKRIWKRVKERTEREIKAGLPVSKDTLVFPDIFSIYQELVKDLNT, from the coding sequence ATGTGGGCCTCTGCTTTTATGAAGGGAATCAGCAAAATGAATGTCGGTGAGTTTTGCTTCTTAGACATAGCTTACTACAGGCGATTTAATGACCCGCATTTAATGCACATACAGGAATGCGGCACTTCCAGACCGTTTTTCTATACGTTCAAAGACACATTCTACCCTGATATATTCTGGATGGTTCCAGTTTCAAGGGCAGGCAACAAGAACGGAAAATACCAAACAATCATAGCAAAGAAAAAAGCACGTTACGGAAGGTGCGACACAATTATACTAGGTCATGTCCTCGGCCAACAAGCGGCCTTTTTAATTCAAAATATGTGCCCTGTAACAGAGCAATATATAACGAATACATACATTCAAAAAGCAAATAACCAGCCTGTATCTATTCGGAAATCGACACAAATTGAAATTGAAACCGCCGCAAAAAGAATATGGAAAAGAGTAAAGGAAAGAACGGAACGTGAAATAAAAGCAGGGTTGCCCGTCAGTAAAGATACTCTGGTATTCCCTGATATCTTCTCAATATATCAAGAGCTAGTGAAAGACCTGAACACATGA
- a CDS encoding site-specific integrase gives MELVEPIRDTKKIDRMKKYLKEKSTRDYCLFVLGINSGLRISDLLSLQVKDVAEDNGKLKERITITEQKTGKTKDFPISDTASKAIKEQLDAMKSKEPTSYLFPSRKGGGAIQRYQAWRILNEAAKHSGLADDAIGTHTMRKTFGYHAYKKGMDITIIQKLLNHSSPSITLSYIGITRDDLDNVYLNLNL, from the coding sequence ATGGAACTAGTAGAGCCTATACGCGACACAAAGAAAATCGACAGAATGAAAAAGTACCTCAAAGAGAAAAGCACCCGCGACTATTGTTTGTTTGTCCTCGGTATCAACTCAGGCCTGCGGATATCCGACCTGCTCAGTCTACAGGTCAAGGACGTAGCAGAGGATAACGGCAAGCTCAAAGAACGTATCACTATCACGGAACAAAAGACAGGCAAGACGAAAGACTTTCCCATAAGCGACACGGCAAGCAAGGCCATTAAAGAGCAGCTGGACGCTATGAAAAGCAAAGAGCCGACATCTTATCTGTTCCCGTCCCGTAAAGGCGGCGGTGCGATTCAGCGTTATCAGGCGTGGCGTATCCTTAACGAAGCCGCAAAGCACAGCGGCCTAGCTGACGACGCTATAGGCACTCATACCATGCGAAAGACCTTCGGCTACCACGCATATAAAAAGGGAATGGACATCACGATTATTCAAAAGCTGTTGAATCATTCCAGCCCTTCAATCACACTGTCGTATATCGGTATTACCCGCGACGACCTTGATAATGTTTATTTGAATCTCAATCTGTAG
- a CDS encoding Lrp/AsnC family transcriptional regulator, giving the protein MAAKDDRYNIDDIGWKIIEELQKNARISFKQLAENVNLSTTATVERVRNMEDAGIIEGYGARINPRKVGYSLSAILNFTMNYGNPTSVIEKIVAETPEIVSCWSITGTSDVIMEVNLPSLEFLSFILASLTRHGKVTTNIVLPGRFKKLDVKRPREVPKELLEEQEFK; this is encoded by the coding sequence ATGGCGGCTAAGGACGACAGGTACAATATCGACGACATTGGCTGGAAGATAATCGAGGAGCTGCAGAAGAACGCGCGGATATCGTTCAAGCAGCTGGCGGAAAACGTCAACCTCTCCACCACCGCGACGGTGGAACGGGTGCGCAATATGGAGGACGCCGGCATCATCGAGGGCTACGGAGCGCGGATCAACCCGCGTAAGGTCGGCTATTCCCTGAGCGCTATCCTTAACTTCACGATGAACTACGGCAACCCCACCTCGGTGATAGAAAAGATCGTCGCGGAGACTCCGGAGATTGTCTCCTGCTGGTCGATAACCGGCACCAGCGACGTGATAATGGAGGTCAACCTGCCATCGCTGGAATTTCTCTCCTTCATACTGGCAAGCCTCACGAGGCACGGCAAGGTGACGACGAACATCGTGCTGCCGGGACGCTTCAAAAAACTCGACGTCAAGCGCCCGCGCGAGGTGCCGAAGGAGCTGCTTGAGGAACAGGAATTTAAATAG
- a CDS encoding Coenzyme F420 hydrogenase/dehydrogenase, beta subunit C-terminal domain yields the protein MDTVYKGDKENCCGCGVCEARCPRHVIRMTPDGEGFLYPVIDHEHCIDCGICARVCPLQHEGSFKEEGRPRFFSATHNSEEVLRHSTSGGAFTAVSDVILGRGGAVCGADFDGGLRVVHRIARTAAGRDRMRLSKYVQSDMRDVYEKLAEELGRSEVLFTGTPCQCAGVRSFFNGSPLAENLFVCDLICHSVPSPLIWEGYKRLLEEENGGRLAEVRFRSKRYPWLRKNSNKGFMYRIEGADDFLEDGRFYNLFIHRGTIARPSCERCRFTDVRRASDMTIADCWGIEKYAPELYDGLGVSLLIVNTPKGAAMLEAISMAMRISERPEEEITAEQQRLSYPGKFPPERGEFWELVRRSGLKSAL from the coding sequence ATGGATACGGTCTATAAAGGAGACAAAGAAAACTGCTGCGGCTGCGGCGTCTGCGAGGCAAGGTGCCCGCGTCACGTGATAAGGATGACACCAGACGGGGAGGGTTTTCTCTATCCTGTCATCGACCACGAACACTGTATCGACTGCGGTATCTGCGCGCGGGTCTGCCCCCTGCAGCATGAGGGCAGCTTCAAGGAAGAGGGCCGTCCGCGCTTCTTCTCCGCCACTCACAACTCGGAAGAGGTCCTCCGCCATTCGACATCCGGCGGCGCCTTCACCGCAGTCTCCGACGTCATCCTCGGCAGGGGCGGCGCCGTCTGCGGCGCGGATTTCGACGGCGGCCTGCGCGTCGTCCACCGCATTGCGAGGACGGCTGCCGGACGTGACAGGATGAGGCTCTCGAAATATGTTCAGAGCGACATGCGGGACGTTTATGAGAAGCTGGCGGAGGAGCTCGGCAGGAGCGAGGTCTTATTCACCGGCACCCCCTGCCAGTGCGCCGGCGTACGTTCCTTCTTTAACGGCAGCCCGCTGGCGGAAAACCTCTTCGTCTGTGACCTCATCTGCCACAGCGTTCCCAGTCCGCTGATATGGGAAGGGTACAAGAGGTTACTGGAGGAGGAGAACGGCGGCAGACTGGCGGAGGTCCGCTTCCGCTCCAAGAGATATCCCTGGCTTCGCAAAAACAGCAATAAGGGATTCATGTACAGGATTGAGGGCGCGGACGATTTTCTTGAGGACGGCCGCTTCTACAATTTATTCATTCACAGGGGGACGATCGCGCGCCCGTCGTGTGAAAGGTGCCGCTTCACCGACGTGCGCCGCGCCTCGGACATGACGATCGCCGACTGCTGGGGAATAGAAAAGTACGCGCCGGAGCTCTACGACGGCCTGGGCGTCTCGCTGCTCATCGTAAATACCCCCAAGGGCGCGGCGATGCTTGAGGCGATATCCATGGCTATGAGGATATCCGAGCGGCCGGAAGAGGAGATAACCGCCGAGCAGCAGCGGCTGAGCTACCCCGGCAAATTCCCGCCGGAGCGCGGCGAGTTCTGGGAGCTGGTGCGGCGTTCCGGCCTGAAATCCGCGCTCTGA